In one window of Brenneria goodwinii DNA:
- a CDS encoding phage tail tip fiber protein, which produces MPAAIPIVAAVAAGAAAAAQMYVVAAVIMIAGTVASMLLTKTPGVDNYRSQSERKQVLRAAASPKTVVYGKTMSAGTLFFSEEQSGEQDDGELLYLAITLAGHPLYRIGDIYLADDLIGTYGGNVGYEFHNDRQTADPYLLENAPSWKDDMIGKGVAWLRVTLKFDSEKFPSGIPNIKVEKWGWEVYDPRTGDTAWSDNAALVILHYYRYYLKVPDSEINWEQFEVAANISDESVIRGDGNTERRYTINGEFDLSENKSAILDDMLASCAGEPTYIGGRHGLLVGAYYGPAVEEIHEGQLAGDIEIMPEVSQSDRVNTINGTFIDPEQSYSEADFPAVSVPEWVAEDGVEISQDMKLRFVISEFQSQRLADIKLKRARVARTINLPINLSGYRYRPGMYVKLFLPSLGIDGVEMRVADWQFSIQNGVKLTLKQEGADVWNDAIGKLIDRAPLTNLPNGAPGAPENLSYSTQIIADVVQGLLTWTTRETVAHYNVLFIQNGETIYTAQVPGTQCRVTGLPEGEYIAEVRAVAMNGAQSVPTSITFKINSPAAPDRVDVTPGLWSVELHPRVIAGLPVGTVFEFWFSVDRLSDISLVETNANYLGRGASYTKVGLKEVGKVYWFYVRSVNSYGASAFVEVGASVDSDVAPIFEEAVEVVFETDAWKSLTGQVDEQGNNISQLKDGVDALALGVIENTLNITETRNQLNDAVESISTNITNTRTELEAADAYLTQRVDGYIAENDGRVAQVINDVTTVKNEQEVQAQGLDAVVAKSDDNAALIASETTARIAGDEANAQDIATTRATLADNTGRITSVEQAQATTDSAVAAVKQDIVAQAGRIDGHDQSISHLTTEQQSLANQQETTASAVTGLTSEFNSNKADVNQSLQTLATNDAAQAQMINGLRADTDDNSASITELSETVAGHDSSQASVKQSLEAQARAQIQDALNGTEEAQQRRQNVAKITTQQEVQADEQQALARELTQIETEFNGQIASTNAALQQESLTRSTETAALSQQTNALSARMSNAESDIDGTADALSATQATVTQQGQTITSQGQSISQMSATINGVSGVANDAQSKANANATALQQTNATVTQHGNTLTAQATQISQITASVNGVSAEINDVSSIVNGIDNQLSAFRTIKIAVDANGRQYVAGIGLDVSNSTAGMQSNIILLADRTSIMTNAGGTPTMIFTTQGAQAILNSVIIGDATINFAKIANDIQSSVMGANGQPLWKLDKNGSLTMVGPNSGDGYLTINGNLLQVFDGTGFLIARFGIWS; this is translated from the coding sequence AAACGCCAGGTGTTGACAACTACCGTAGCCAGTCAGAGCGTAAACAAGTATTGCGAGCCGCTGCCAGTCCTAAAACTGTTGTTTATGGCAAAACCATGTCGGCAGGGACACTGTTCTTTTCTGAAGAGCAATCTGGTGAACAAGACGATGGTGAATTGCTGTACCTTGCTATAACTCTCGCTGGCCATCCGTTATATCGAATCGGCGACATCTATCTTGCAGACGATCTGATTGGAACTTATGGCGGTAATGTCGGGTATGAATTTCATAACGACCGACAGACGGCAGACCCGTACTTGCTGGAAAATGCCCCGTCATGGAAAGACGATATGATCGGCAAAGGAGTCGCCTGGCTGCGCGTCACGCTGAAATTTGACTCTGAAAAATTTCCCAGTGGGATACCGAATATTAAGGTCGAGAAGTGGGGCTGGGAGGTTTATGACCCTCGCACTGGTGACACCGCCTGGAGTGATAACGCGGCGCTGGTCATCCTGCATTACTATCGTTATTACTTGAAAGTACCCGATTCGGAAATTAACTGGGAACAGTTTGAAGTTGCCGCAAACATTTCAGACGAATCAGTCATCCGTGGTGATGGTAATACTGAGCGCCGTTACACCATAAACGGCGAGTTTGATCTGAGCGAGAACAAATCAGCAATTCTTGATGACATGCTGGCATCATGTGCAGGCGAGCCAACGTACATCGGCGGGCGTCATGGCTTGCTTGTCGGCGCATATTACGGCCCGGCCGTTGAGGAAATTCACGAAGGGCAACTGGCGGGCGATATCGAGATCATGCCGGAGGTTTCCCAGTCTGACCGGGTAAACACGATTAACGGCACTTTTATCGATCCTGAACAATCCTATTCAGAGGCAGATTTTCCGGCCGTGTCGGTGCCTGAATGGGTTGCAGAAGACGGCGTTGAAATATCTCAGGATATGAAGCTGCGCTTTGTTATCAGTGAGTTCCAGTCTCAGCGCCTGGCTGATATCAAGCTGAAGCGTGCACGCGTCGCGCGTACAATTAATCTGCCAATAAATTTGAGCGGCTACCGCTACCGCCCAGGTATGTACGTTAAATTGTTTTTGCCATCGCTGGGTATTGATGGTGTTGAAATGCGTGTAGCTGACTGGCAGTTCAGTATTCAAAACGGTGTAAAACTTACGCTGAAACAAGAGGGCGCGGATGTTTGGAATGATGCGATTGGCAAACTGATAGATCGTGCTCCGCTGACCAACCTCCCTAATGGTGCGCCGGGTGCGCCAGAAAACCTATCTTATTCTACACAGATCATTGCAGACGTTGTTCAGGGACTGTTGACATGGACGACGCGGGAAACAGTTGCACACTACAATGTGCTGTTTATCCAGAATGGTGAGACGATCTACACCGCTCAGGTTCCCGGCACGCAATGCCGTGTGACTGGACTACCGGAGGGTGAATACATAGCGGAAGTTCGCGCAGTCGCGATGAATGGTGCCCAATCTGTTCCTACCTCCATCACGTTTAAAATCAATTCGCCGGCCGCGCCAGATCGTGTTGATGTAACGCCGGGGTTATGGTCTGTTGAGTTGCATCCGCGAGTTATTGCAGGACTTCCAGTTGGTACCGTGTTTGAGTTCTGGTTTTCAGTGGATCGTTTGAGCGATATCAGCTTGGTTGAAACCAATGCCAACTATCTGGGGCGGGGGGCGTCATACACCAAAGTTGGGCTGAAAGAGGTCGGGAAGGTTTACTGGTTCTATGTGCGTAGCGTGAATTCATATGGCGCATCTGCATTTGTAGAAGTTGGCGCCAGTGTTGACAGCGATGTGGCACCGATATTTGAAGAAGCTGTCGAGGTGGTTTTTGAAACAGACGCGTGGAAATCTTTAACTGGTCAGGTTGACGAGCAGGGCAATAACATCAGTCAATTGAAGGATGGTGTAGATGCCCTGGCACTTGGAGTTATCGAAAACACACTAAACATTACTGAAACCCGTAATCAGCTGAATGACGCAGTTGAGTCTATCAGCACAAACATTACGAACACTCGCACAGAACTGGAAGCCGCTGATGCATATCTGACTCAGCGCGTTGATGGATACATTGCTGAAAATGATGGACGTGTGGCGCAGGTCATCAATGATGTTACCACTGTAAAAAATGAGCAAGAGGTACAGGCTCAGGGACTGGATGCCGTTGTTGCCAAATCTGATGATAACGCAGCGCTGATCGCCAGCGAAACAACCGCACGTATTGCCGGTGATGAGGCCAACGCACAAGACATCGCTACGACGAGAGCGACATTAGCGGACAATACCGGCCGGATCACGTCTGTTGAACAAGCCCAGGCAACAACCGATAGCGCCGTCGCTGCTGTAAAGCAGGACATCGTTGCACAGGCAGGGCGTATTGACGGTCATGACCAATCCATATCTCATTTAACGACTGAGCAGCAGTCTCTGGCAAACCAGCAAGAGACAACGGCCAGCGCGGTAACGGGCCTCACGTCTGAGTTCAACAGCAATAAAGCTGATGTTAATCAGTCACTGCAAACGCTGGCGACGAATGACGCGGCGCAGGCACAGATGATTAACGGCCTACGCGCTGACACTGATGATAACAGCGCTTCTATAACTGAGTTGTCTGAAACGGTGGCTGGGCATGACAGCAGCCAGGCCAGTGTTAAACAATCATTAGAGGCGCAGGCGCGGGCTCAGATTCAGGATGCGTTAAACGGCACGGAAGAAGCGCAGCAGCGCCGCCAGAATGTTGCCAAAATCACCACTCAGCAGGAGGTGCAAGCCGATGAGCAACAGGCGTTGGCACGGGAACTGACGCAGATTGAGACGGAGTTTAACGGCCAAATTGCATCAACTAACGCAGCATTGCAGCAAGAGTCGCTGACGCGCAGCACAGAAACAGCGGCGCTCAGTCAGCAGACAAATGCGCTTAGTGCTCGCATGAGTAATGCCGAGTCCGATATTGACGGAACCGCTGATGCGCTATCAGCAACACAGGCAACGGTGACGCAGCAGGGGCAGACAATCACGTCTCAGGGCCAGTCTATCAGTCAGATGTCTGCAACTATTAACGGTGTTAGCGGCGTTGCTAATGACGCACAGAGTAAAGCAAACGCTAACGCTACGGCGTTACAGCAGACGAACGCGACGGTCACTCAACACGGAAACACATTAACGGCCCAAGCTACACAGATTAGTCAGATTACGGCCAGTGTTAATGGAGTATCAGCGGAAATCAATGACGTCAGCAGTATTGTTAATGGCATTGATAATCAACTGAGCGCGTTCCGTACAATTAAAATCGCCGTGGATGCAAATGGTCGTCAATATGTCGCCGGTATCGGTCTTGATGTCTCTAATTCAACTGCAGGGATGCAGAGCAATATTATTTTGCTGGCTGACAGAACATCAATAATGACCAACGCCGGTGGTACGCCGACGATGATATTTACGACGCAGGGTGCTCAGGCAATTTTGAATAGTGTGATCATCGGTGATGCGACAATTAATTTTGCAAAAATCGCCAATGATATTCAATCATCGGTCATGGGAGCGAATGGTCAGCCGCTATGGAAACTGGATAAAAATGGTTCCCTTACCATGGTGGGCCCCAATAGCGGTGATGGCTATCTGACAATAAACGGTAATCTGCTACAGGTATTCGACGGAACAGGGTTCTTGATAGCAAGATTTGGGATATGGAGTTAA
- a CDS encoding recombinase family protein, with product MLIGYARVSTGDQNLDLQKNALDRAECEQIFEDTASGKNAKRPGLRRAIRRLKRGDTLVVWKLDRLGRSVRDLITMVSDLQSRGIHFRSLTDSIDTSTPAGRFFFHVMSALAEMERELIIERTRAGLAAAREQGRIGGRRPVMTPDVIEHARQMLQNGATRRQVAEICGVTVKTIYKYFPAGN from the coding sequence ATGCTGATCGGCTATGCGCGGGTATCAACAGGGGATCAAAACCTCGATTTACAGAAAAATGCGCTGGACCGCGCAGAATGTGAACAGATATTTGAGGACACGGCCAGCGGAAAAAATGCTAAGCGCCCAGGTTTGCGCCGCGCAATTCGGCGCCTGAAACGAGGCGATACGCTGGTGGTCTGGAAACTGGATAGGCTGGGCCGCAGCGTGCGTGACCTGATCACGATGGTTTCTGATTTACAGTCGCGGGGCATTCACTTTCGCAGCCTGACCGACAGCATTGACACATCAACGCCAGCTGGCCGTTTCTTTTTTCACGTTATGAGTGCGCTGGCTGAGATGGAACGAGAATTAATTATTGAGCGCACACGCGCTGGTTTAGCCGCAGCAAGAGAGCAGGGTAGGATCGGGGGCAGGCGCCCGGTAATGACGCCAGATGTTATTGAGCATGCCAGGCAGATGTTGCAGAACGGCGCAACACGGCGTCAAGTTGCGGAGATTTGCGGCGTGACGGTGAAAACGATTTATAAATATTTCCCTGCCGGTAATTGA
- a CDS encoding YnfU family zinc-binding protein, which translates to MSIFNGFKMFRDTSVDVTCPKCSQKSEQSQTRFRKNIIMICPHCGYYFQRISDKDIQKSS; encoded by the coding sequence ATGTCTATCTTTAATGGTTTTAAGATGTTTCGTGACACATCAGTTGACGTCACCTGTCCCAAATGCTCTCAGAAATCAGAGCAAAGCCAAACCAGATTTCGTAAAAATATCATTATGATTTGTCCGCACTGCGGATATTATTTTCAAAGAATATCAGATAAAGACATTCAAAAGAGTTCATAA
- a CDS encoding entericidin A/B family lipoprotein: MFKKSLAVIFSALLLSAVVGCNTTRGVGEDVEAGGNAIQRSAQ; the protein is encoded by the coding sequence ATGTTCAAGAAAAGCCTTGCCGTTATTTTCTCCGCGCTACTCTTATCTGCCGTTGTTGGGTGTAATACCACGCGTGGCGTTGGTGAGGATGTTGAAGCCGGCGGGAACGCAATACAGCGCAGCGCGCAGTAA
- a CDS encoding LysR family transcriptional regulator produces MAAVSLRHIEIFHAVMTTGNLTEAAALLNTSQPTVSRELARFEKLIQMTLFERQRGRLYPTAQGLQLFEEVQRSYYGLDRIINAAGDIRRFQQAQLSIACLPVFSQSLLPDVCKPLLTRYPSLNLHIIPQESPLLEEWLSAQRHDLGLTENSVTPAGTERQTLMMLNEVCVLPARHPLASKTVLSPADFAGEPFISLSSADSYRQLLDKLFREEGVSRQMVLETHSAASVCAMVRAGVGISIVNPLTALDYAASGVVVRPFSIDVPFTVSIIRPLHRPASALVDTVIAQLQQYAQNIPARLQQILQPGLA; encoded by the coding sequence ATGGCTGCGGTGTCGCTGCGACATATTGAAATTTTCCATGCGGTAATGACCACCGGCAATCTGACGGAAGCGGCGGCGCTGCTGAACACCTCTCAGCCCACGGTCAGCCGCGAGCTGGCCCGCTTTGAAAAACTGATTCAGATGACGCTGTTTGAACGCCAGCGCGGGCGGCTTTATCCAACCGCCCAGGGTCTGCAGCTGTTTGAAGAAGTTCAGCGCTCCTATTACGGCCTGGACAGGATTATCAACGCCGCCGGGGATATTCGCCGCTTTCAGCAGGCGCAACTTTCGATCGCCTGTCTGCCGGTATTCTCGCAGTCGCTGCTGCCTGACGTGTGCAAACCGCTGCTGACCCGCTACCCGTCGCTCAACCTGCACATTATTCCGCAGGAGTCGCCGCTGCTGGAGGAATGGCTGTCCGCCCAGCGACACGATCTGGGGCTCACCGAAAATAGCGTAACGCCCGCCGGTACCGAACGCCAGACCCTGATGATGCTAAACGAAGTTTGCGTCCTTCCCGCCCGGCATCCTCTGGCAAGCAAAACGGTACTCTCCCCCGCCGATTTCGCCGGCGAACCTTTTATCAGCCTGTCGAGCGCCGACAGCTATCGTCAATTGCTGGATAAGCTGTTTAGGGAGGAAGGCGTCTCTCGTCAGATGGTGTTGGAGACTCACAGCGCGGCGTCGGTGTGTGCCATGGTGCGCGCGGGCGTGGGCATCTCGATCGTTAATCCGCTGACCGCGCTGGACTACGCCGCTTCCGGCGTGGTGGTACGCCCTTTCAGTATTGATGTGCCTTTTACCGTCAGCATAATTCGTCCGCTGCACCGTCCGGCTTCCGCGCTGGTCGATACTGTTATCGCCCAGTTGCAACAGTATGCGCAAAATATCCCTGCCCGCTTACAGCAAATATTGCAGCCAGGGTTAGCTTAA
- the lysA gene encoding diaminopimelate decarboxylase, with translation MPHDLNDTTHALNARNLRQLPARFGCPVWAYDAQTIMDNIAKLRQFDTIRFAQKSCSNTHILRLMHQQGVKVDSVSLGEIERALVAGFVPGTADHQIVFTADLLDRPTLQRVTELNIPVNAGSVDMLQQLGEQSPGHPVWLRVNPGFGHGHSQKTNTGGENSKHGIWYGDLPQALAHIQRYRLKLVGIHMHIGSGVDYAHLAQVCDAMVQQVITLGHDIEAISAGGGLSIPYRDGEEAIDTEHYYGLWNQARERIAAHLGHPVELEIEPGRFLVAESGVLVAEVRAVKEMGSRHFVLVDAGFNDLMRPAMYGSYHHISLLPGDDRDISQAPMRDSVIAGPLCESGDVFTQQAGGGVETIALPDAQVGDYLVFHDTGAYGASMSSNYNSRPLLPEVLFEQGEPRLIRRRQTLEELLALEKV, from the coding sequence ATGCCACACGATCTGAATGATACCACCCATGCGCTGAATGCACGGAATCTGCGCCAACTCCCCGCTCGTTTCGGCTGCCCGGTCTGGGCCTATGATGCGCAAACCATTATGGATAACATCGCCAAACTGCGTCAGTTCGATACCATCCGTTTTGCGCAGAAATCCTGCTCCAATACGCATATTTTGCGTCTGATGCATCAACAGGGGGTCAAAGTGGATTCCGTGTCGCTGGGGGAAATTGAGCGGGCGCTGGTCGCCGGATTTGTACCGGGAACCGCCGATCACCAGATCGTTTTTACCGCCGATCTGTTGGATCGCCCAACGTTACAGCGGGTCACGGAGCTGAATATTCCGGTGAATGCCGGCTCGGTGGATATGTTGCAACAGCTTGGTGAACAGTCGCCGGGGCATCCGGTGTGGCTGCGCGTGAATCCCGGCTTTGGTCACGGCCACAGCCAGAAAACCAATACCGGCGGCGAGAACAGCAAGCATGGCATCTGGTATGGCGATTTGCCGCAGGCGCTGGCGCACATCCAACGCTATCGGCTGAAGCTGGTGGGTATTCATATGCATATCGGTTCCGGGGTGGATTACGCGCATCTGGCGCAGGTCTGCGACGCGATGGTGCAGCAGGTCATTACGCTGGGCCACGATATTGAGGCGATCTCCGCCGGCGGCGGCCTGTCGATTCCTTACCGCGATGGCGAAGAGGCGATCGATACCGAACACTACTATGGCTTGTGGAATCAGGCGCGTGAAAGAATTGCGGCCCATCTGGGGCACCCGGTCGAGCTGGAAATTGAACCGGGCCGTTTCCTGGTGGCCGAATCCGGTGTACTGGTGGCCGAAGTCCGGGCGGTGAAAGAGATGGGCAGCCGTCATTTTGTCCTGGTGGACGCCGGCTTCAACGATCTGATGCGTCCGGCGATGTACGGCAGCTATCACCATATTTCGCTGCTGCCGGGCGACGACCGCGATATCAGCCAGGCGCCGATGCGCGACAGCGTAATCGCCGGGCCGCTGTGCGAATCAGGCGATGTCTTTACCCAGCAGGCCGGGGGCGGCGTTGAAACTATCGCGCTGCCGGATGCGCAAGTCGGCGATTATCTGGTGTTCCACGATACCGGCGCTTACGGCGCGTCCATGTCATCCAATTACAATAGCCGCCCGCTGTTGCCGGAAGTGTTGTTTGAACAAGGAGAGCCGCGGCTCATCCGCCGCCGCCAGACGCTGGAAGAACTGCTGGCGCTGGAGAAGGTTTAA
- a CDS encoding DUF2778 domain-containing protein produces the protein MIDCLLDFDQISTDRKKLYLQCPGIGAFEVFSGDMPFTNRAECSFIDHSAIPNGRYWIVDRPEGPWKSRLLTWAKDFATGNDHSTWFALYRDDGSIDDNTFISGVQRSNFRIHPLRSDGSGTSWGCITFFRSTEFTSFRNSLLRVQKRKVNGANLMTYGTVTVKGSVTGPCYVR, from the coding sequence ATGATCGATTGCTTACTCGATTTCGACCAGATTTCAACCGACAGGAAGAAGCTTTATCTACAATGCCCAGGCATCGGCGCTTTTGAAGTTTTCAGTGGCGACATGCCGTTCACCAACCGTGCGGAATGTTCATTCATAGACCACTCAGCGATTCCTAATGGTCGATACTGGATTGTCGATCGTCCCGAAGGACCGTGGAAATCCCGTTTGCTGACATGGGCAAAGGATTTTGCAACAGGAAACGATCACAGCACATGGTTTGCTCTATACAGGGATGATGGAAGCATTGATGACAATACCTTTATCAGCGGTGTCCAACGCTCAAACTTCAGGATTCATCCGCTAAGGTCGGATGGTTCCGGTACATCATGGGGCTGTATCACCTTCTTCCGCAGTACCGAATTCACGTCATTTCGTAATTCCTTACTCAGGGTACAAAAGCGCAAGGTTAATGGCGCTAATCTGATGACATATGGAACGGTGACGGTAAAAGGTTCAGTTACGGGGCCATGCTATGTTAGGTAA
- the licT gene encoding BglG family transcription antiterminator LicT, with amino-acid sequence MKIRQILNNNVVSVLDDQGQELILTGCGLGFNSNCGQQVDASRIEKIFHLQDNAISARFKDLVDQVSLEVIQITDDIVEMAKTQLQQKLSEGIYVTLADHLNFALQCQQNGVTIQNPLQWEVSHFYKDEYAVAEKALDLVFEQFQVVLPKSEACSIALHIVNAELNDNIGNIKQITQLIYQVQNIVKYYFRVSLDESGSNYHRFITHLKFFAQRVIDGATLENDDGDLFNMVQQRYQKTLGCVEYINAFINKNYQHNMSNSEKLYLTIHIDNMIHSLHHSK; translated from the coding sequence ATGAAGATAAGGCAGATCCTGAATAATAATGTCGTCAGCGTATTGGACGATCAGGGTCAAGAGCTGATCTTAACCGGTTGCGGGCTGGGTTTTAATTCAAACTGCGGCCAGCAGGTAGATGCATCACGTATTGAAAAAATATTTCATTTACAAGACAACGCTATTTCAGCGCGTTTTAAAGATCTGGTTGATCAGGTGTCGCTAGAGGTCATACAGATCACCGACGACATCGTAGAGATGGCAAAAACGCAGCTGCAGCAAAAACTTAGTGAAGGCATCTATGTCACTTTGGCCGACCATCTTAACTTCGCGCTGCAGTGTCAGCAGAACGGCGTCACGATCCAGAATCCGCTGCAATGGGAAGTTAGCCATTTTTATAAAGACGAGTATGCGGTAGCTGAAAAAGCGTTAGATCTGGTGTTTGAACAGTTTCAGGTGGTATTGCCCAAGTCCGAGGCGTGCAGTATTGCGCTGCATATCGTCAATGCTGAATTGAATGACAATATCGGTAATATAAAACAGATTACCCAGTTGATTTATCAAGTGCAGAATATCGTTAAATATTATTTCCGTGTTTCGTTGGATGAATCCGGTTCTAATTATCACCGTTTTATTACCCATCTTAAGTTTTTTGCTCAGCGGGTGATTGATGGCGCAACGCTGGAAAATGATGATGGCGATTTATTTAATATGGTGCAACAGCGCTATCAAAAAACATTAGGCTGCGTTGAGTATATCAACGCCTTTATTAATAAAAATTATCAACACAACATGAGCAATTCGGAGAAACTCTATCTGACCATACATATTGATAATATGATCCACAGTTTACACCATTCCAAATAG
- a CDS encoding beta-glucoside-specific PTS transporter subunit IIABC, which produces MNYQDTAKRIAELVGGEKNIQHVFHCITRLRFQLRDMAQADKAALQQLDGVIGINVAGDQFQVIIGNEVADVYRALIQRYPALSQKTDNPQQGEKRNLISTMLESLSSIFSPIIPAIAGAGILKGVLSLFIALQWVSPTNQTYLILSAISDGVFFFIPLVLAFSAANKLGCNPYVAVALAATLFHPTLLKLFQQGGSISFIGLPVSPVSYSSSVIPILLAVWLMSYVERAIDRVMPGMLKTMFVPLFTLLIVAPIMLIAIGPLGIFAGNYLSTGVVWLVENMGLLAGLILGGTLSLIIITGMHYVLIPIVINNISKMGFDPLKIIFYVANLGQAGAAFGVFLRSRNKKVKSLALSTSLTAAMGITEPAMYGINIRFKRPFAAALIGGACGGAFAMFFGVKTYAFALSGLPGLPALVGPTFLYALASLAISFSAAAIVTCLLGFEDPVEQSAPDLSASAEAPPVLAGRPVQAGQTVGSVKPLLLSRHEEQLFAPIDGRMVSLDHLSDPIFADEMFGKGIAVYPANGELVSPVNGRVESVFETCHALALKSDTGAEILIHIGIDTVKLGGRHFTSHIQPGQMVEVGDPLVSFDLPALLAEGIDPSVIVVVTNTECYGEVSSLVEGDVHSREAFLKLTAAAA; this is translated from the coding sequence ATGAATTATCAGGACACGGCAAAACGGATCGCTGAATTAGTCGGCGGAGAAAAAAATATTCAGCACGTTTTCCATTGTATTACCCGTTTACGTTTTCAGTTACGGGATATGGCTCAGGCCGATAAAGCTGCGCTGCAACAGCTTGATGGCGTTATTGGTATTAATGTGGCCGGCGATCAGTTTCAGGTGATTATTGGTAATGAGGTCGCGGATGTTTACCGTGCCCTTATCCAGCGCTATCCCGCATTGTCTCAGAAAACGGATAATCCGCAGCAAGGAGAAAAACGTAATCTGATTTCCACCATGCTGGAGTCGTTATCCAGCATCTTTTCACCGATTATTCCGGCGATTGCCGGCGCCGGGATTCTAAAAGGGGTGCTGTCGCTGTTTATCGCGTTACAGTGGGTATCGCCGACCAATCAAACCTATTTGATCCTCTCCGCCATCAGCGACGGAGTATTCTTTTTCATTCCGCTGGTGCTGGCGTTCAGCGCGGCCAATAAACTGGGTTGTAATCCGTATGTGGCGGTAGCGCTGGCCGCCACCCTGTTTCACCCTACGCTGCTAAAACTGTTTCAGCAGGGTGGTTCGATTTCATTTATCGGGCTGCCGGTGTCGCCGGTGTCTTATTCGTCCTCGGTGATCCCGATTCTGCTGGCGGTGTGGCTGATGTCATACGTTGAGCGTGCCATCGATCGAGTTATGCCGGGCATGCTCAAGACGATGTTTGTCCCGCTGTTTACGCTGCTGATCGTCGCGCCAATTATGCTGATAGCAATTGGACCTCTGGGGATCTTTGCCGGCAACTATCTGTCGACAGGGGTAGTTTGGCTGGTGGAAAACATGGGGCTGCTTGCCGGGTTGATTCTGGGCGGCACGCTTTCCCTGATTATTATCACCGGTATGCACTATGTGCTGATCCCTATCGTGATTAATAACATCAGCAAGATGGGATTCGATCCGTTAAAAATCATCTTCTATGTCGCCAACCTGGGGCAGGCTGGGGCGGCATTCGGCGTGTTCCTGCGCTCGCGTAATAAAAAAGTGAAATCGCTGGCGTTATCCACCAGCCTCACGGCGGCGATGGGAATTACCGAGCCTGCCATGTACGGTATCAATATCCGCTTCAAACGTCCGTTTGCCGCCGCGTTAATCGGCGGCGCCTGCGGCGGCGCTTTCGCTATGTTCTTCGGGGTGAAAACCTACGCCTTCGCGTTAAGTGGTTTGCCGGGGTTGCCCGCGTTGGTTGGCCCCACCTTCCTGTATGCCCTGGCGAGTCTGGCTATCTCCTTTAGCGCCGCGGCGATCGTCACCTGCCTGCTGGGGTTTGAGGATCCGGTTGAGCAGTCGGCGCCGGATCTGTCGGCAAGCGCTGAAGCGCCGCCGGTCTTGGCCGGTAGACCGGTGCAGGCGGGGCAAACCGTCGGCAGCGTAAAACCTTTGCTGCTCAGCCGACATGAGGAACAGCTCTTTGCGCCGATAGACGGACGTATGGTTTCCCTTGATCACTTAAGCGACCCGATCTTTGCCGACGAGATGTTCGGCAAGGGCATCGCCGTTTATCCCGCCAACGGCGAACTGGTGTCGCCGGTTAACGGACGAGTGGAGTCGGTGTTTGAAACCTGTCACGCCCTGGCGCTGAAAAGCGATACCGGCGCGGAAATACTGATCCATATCGGCATTGATACCGTCAAACTCGGCGGGCGGCATTTCACCAGTCATATTCAACCGGGGCAGATGGTCGAGGTCGGCGATCCGCTGGTGAGTTTCGATCTGCCGGCATTGCTGGCGGAAGGCATCGATCCCAGCGTGATTGTGGTCGTTACCAACACCGAATGTTATGGCGAGGTCAGCTCGCTGGTCGAGGGCGACGTCCATTCACGCGAAGCATTTCTGAAACTGACCGCCGCAGCGGCATAG